Proteins from a single region of Apium graveolens cultivar Ventura chromosome 7, ASM990537v1, whole genome shotgun sequence:
- the LOC141671219 gene encoding SWI/SNF complex subunit SWI3C-like codes for MPASTSETRNRWRKRKREPMISRKSNSQPEDDPEEEEEEELDPELDENQVNTNPNSQSSKKVVTPISPEVLSDSAIRVSEFPLVVRHKVVRPHASVVAVLGVERGNESCRQNCVSLENVSYGQLQVLSAMTKESLVESEKGEGSVVITPPKIMEGRGVVKRFGLGRFLVVPMHADWFSPGSVHRLERQVVPQYFSGKSAERTPEKYMECRNHIVGKYMENPDKRLAVSACDKLAVGADSDDMARIYRFLDHWGIINYCVPALNRETQNDGLCLNEDTSGELRVPINNLKSIDSLIQFDKPRCQLRAADVYSGSGSHVHGDSDLDDKIRERLSESRCNCCSRPLPIIYYQSQKEVDVLLCLECFHEGRFVAGHSSLDFTRFDSSKDYGDPDGVNWSDQETLLLLEAMEIYGENWNEIAERVKTKSKAQCILHFLRIPMDDSSMEDVDVPHNPSSVKLSNNDERDKSHLNSNGHLAGSSAQDPNFESRVPFSNYANPVMALVAFLASAVGPRVAAACAHASLAELAKDDPIAASGCINITNSSQLKEGIPLSDAKLRAASKAGLSAAATKAKLFADHEEREIQRLSANIINHQLKRLELKLKQFTEVETMLMKECEQVERVKQRIAAERAAFISAHFGSGGVARPTSLPAIGPAMTQNNTSNMRQQIIPDGQSQPYMGYTSSRPVHPHGSPMSQQQAYGLGPRMPLSAINPSSASPSSTIRTMSRPVSGARSALD; via the exons ATGCCAGCTTCCACATCAG AGACGAGAAATCGATGGAGGAAGCGAAAGCGGGAACCGATGATTAGTCGAAAATCGAATTCGCAACCCGAAGATGATCCGGAAGAGGAGGAGGAGGAAGAACTTGATCCTGAATTGGATGAGAATCAAGTGAATACAAATCCTAATAGTCAGTCAAGTAAGAAAGTAGTGACTCCGATATCACCTGAGGTGTTATCAGATTCGGCGATTCGAGTATCGGAGTTTCCGCTTGTTGTGAGGCATAAAGTGGTGAGGCCTCATGCTTCGGTGGTTGCGGTTTTGGGAGTGGAGAGAGGGAATGAGAGTTGTAGGCAGAATTGTGTGAGTTTGGAGAATGTTTCTTATGGACAGCTACAGGTGTTGTCCGCTATGACTAAGGAGAGTTTGGTTGAGTCCGAGAAAGGAGAGGGATCTGTTGTAATTACGCCTCCGAAGATTATGGAGGGGAGAGGAGTTGTTAAGAGGTTTGGACTTGGGAGGTTTCTTGTTGTGCCAATGCACGCAG ACTGGTTTTCACCCGGTTCGGTGCATAGATTGGAGCGGCAGGTTGTGCCACAATATTTCTCGGGGAAGTCTGCGGAACGTACACCTGAAAAGTATATGGAATGCCGAAACCATATTGTTGGCAAGTACATGGAAAACCCAGATAAAAGATTGGCGGTGTCTGCTTGTGATAAATTGGCAGTTGGTGCTGACAGTGACGACATGGCTCGAATTTACCGCTTTCTTGATCATTGGGGTATCATTAATTACTGCGTTCCTGCTTTGAATCGTGAAACGCAGAATGATGGCTTGTGCCTCAACGAGGATACAAGCGGGGAACTTCGTGTGcctataaataatttaaaatccATTGATAGCTTAATCCAATTTGATAAGCCTAGATGTCAGCTCCGTGCTGCAGATGTGTATTCAGGATCTGGAAGTCATGTCCACGGTGACTCTGACTTGGATGACAAAATACGGGAACGATTATCAGAAAGTAGGTGCAATTGCTGTTCTCGGCCTCTCCCAATCATTTATTATCAGTCACAGAAAGAG GTTGATGTACTATTATGCTTGGAGTGCTTCCACGAAGGAAGATTTGTTGCTGGTCATTCCAGCCTGGATTTTACAAGGTTTGATTCTAGTAAAGATTATGGAGATCCCGATGGAGTCAATTGGTCTGATCAGGAAACTCTACTGCTTCTGGAAGCAATGGAAATTTACGGCGAAAACTGGAATGAAATTGCAGAGCGTGTTAAGACCAAGTCAAAAGCACAATGCATCCTTCACTTTCTGCGCATTCCCATGGATGATTCCTCAATGGAAGATGTTGATGTACCACATAATCCCAGTTCAGTAAAATTGTCGAACAACGATGAGCGCGATAAATCACATTTAAACTCAAATGGTCACCTTGCAG GATCTAGTGCACAAGACCCTAATTTCGAGAGCCGGGTTCCTTTTTCAAACTATGCAAATCCTGTAATGGCCCTG GTTGCTTTTCTAGCCTCTGCAGTGGGACCAAGAGTTGCTGCAGCCTGTGCTCATGCCTCCTTGGCAGAACTTGCGAAAGATGATCCGATAGCTGCTTCTGGTTGTATTAATATCACAAACTCAAGTCAGCTAAAAG AGGGTATTCCGCTATCTGATGCAAAACTCAGAGCTGCTTCCAAAGCAGGTCTGTCTGCTGCAGCAACAAAGGCAAAGCTATTCGCAGATCACGAAGAACGCGAAATTCAAAGGCTTTCTGCTAATATCATAAATCATCAG TTAAAAAGGTTAGAACTGAAGCTAAAGCAGTTCACAGAAGTGGAGACCATGCTTATGAAAGAGTGTGAACAAGTGGAGAGAGTGAAGCAGAGGATTGCTGCTGAAAGGGCTGCTTTCATCTCAGCCCATTTCGGATCAGGTGGCGTGGCTCGACCTACAAGTCTACCAGCCATTGGTCCTGCCATGACACAGAATAATACTTCAAATATGAGGCAACAGATAATCCCAGATGGGCAATCACAGCCATATATGGGATATACCAGTAGTCGACCGGTGCATCCTCATGGTTCACCCATGTCCCAGCAGCAGGCTTATGGACTCGGCCCCAGGATGCCCCTTTCAGCTATAAATCCGTCTTCGGCTTCTCCCAGTAGCACAATCCGGACAATGTCAAGACCTGTATCCGGGGCTAGATCTGCTTTAGATTAG
- the LOC141671220 gene encoding uncharacterized protein LOC141671220 gives MAADDSFVTPGSIPFVWEIRPGVPKIFHREHSPSFDQQEVDQYHNTRRTSSVPTTPKKLKPPPAGYFSNLHRAQDIRPYETQSVSQGCFPASPLLRQKSKRKGIKKLLKPEFGSECGYSLDLETLARWSESSWKSAAFYDSPSSSSFSSYRSSFSSFRSSPRPACDAEWAGFGLF, from the coding sequence ATGGCTGCAGATGATTCATTTGTCACACCAGGATCAATTCCGTTCGTATGGGAGATTCGCCCAGGTGTTCCTAAGATCTTTCACCGAGAACATTCACCATCATTTGATCAACAAGAAGTTGATCAATATCATAACACTCGCAGGACTTCTTCAGTTCCAACTACCCCAAAAAAGCTTAAACCCCCACCAGCTGGATACTTCTCCAACCTGCACCGAGCTCAGGACATCCGGCCTTATGAAACTCAATCTGTTTCGCAAGGTTGTTTTCCCGCATCACCATTGCTGAGGCAAAAAAGCAAGAGGAAGGGAATCAAGAAACTGTTGAAACCCGAGTTTGGATCTGAATGTGGATACTCTTTGGACCTTGAGACACTAGCAAGATGGTCCGAATCAAGTTGGAAGTCTGCTGCATTTTATGATTCACCATCATCTTCCTCTTTTTCATCCTACCGGTCCTCTTTCTCATCCTTCCGCTCGTCGCCACGACCTGCATGTGATGCCGAGTGGGCAGGTTTCGGGCTTTTCTGA